In Candidatus Poribacteria bacterium, the following proteins share a genomic window:
- a CDS encoding ABC transporter permease subunit, producing MATLWLVIQRELISNILTSRFTIGFLICLMSTAAAVFVQVEDYEKRLAAYHIAVQEHQETVRTWDLYSQINPKAHRKPNPLSIFNVGMEKSGADMVSIQLATPIWEKEAQKHGSDNPFLSIFLAIDVIFVFKIVLSALAILFAYNTISGEHEDGTLKLVLSNPIPRDTLVIGKYLGGMLSLFPIVIVSFIVGTLIAYASPATDFNSADMFRLVAVLIVSLLYVSTCYLLGMLLSVWTKEATTTLILSMFIWGILTIVHSNIATFAVMKFPPYQPQAEKEILQHIEQRWGDFREERDAYLLKKWGYKYPISAISQISDGPLSISINSNSPGELGFGEFYEIKPIHILDVSKFQEVLGYQEPRRIDYANQAEARLQQREEVEESNRRFAKDISRFSFADAYRFAVGAITDTDRESYRDFIRRARSYKRQVVDYLSGKNAFSARAWFSSDQGAAEFKDLPVFQNPHTSLFQSFSRASSDILILLAWNIVLFMGVYVSFLRYDMS from the coding sequence ATGGCAACACTTTGGCTGGTTATTCAGCGAGAGTTGATTTCAAACATACTGACCTCTCGATTCACGATCGGTTTTCTCATCTGTCTGATGTCAACCGCTGCTGCAGTTTTCGTTCAGGTTGAAGACTATGAAAAACGACTCGCAGCATACCACATCGCTGTTCAAGAACATCAAGAAACAGTCCGGACATGGGACCTCTACAGCCAAATCAACCCCAAGGCACACAGAAAGCCGAATCCGCTGAGTATCTTCAACGTCGGCATGGAAAAATCCGGTGCCGATATGGTGAGTATTCAACTCGCAACACCTATCTGGGAGAAAGAAGCACAGAAACACGGCTCCGACAACCCATTCCTCTCCATTTTTCTTGCAATTGATGTTATTTTTGTCTTTAAAATCGTTCTCAGTGCCTTGGCGATCCTTTTCGCTTACAACACGATTTCAGGGGAACACGAGGATGGCACCCTCAAATTAGTGTTATCCAATCCGATTCCGAGGGACACCCTCGTGATAGGGAAATATCTCGGCGGCATGTTATCCTTGTTCCCGATTGTGATCGTTAGCTTTATTGTTGGAACCCTTATCGCTTACGCTTCTCCTGCGACTGATTTCAATAGTGCGGATATGTTCCGGCTCGTTGCCGTGCTCATCGTTTCCCTATTGTACGTGTCAACGTGTTACCTTTTAGGGATGCTCCTATCCGTATGGACAAAGGAAGCAACCACCACGCTCATCCTTTCGATGTTCATCTGGGGAATCCTAACAATCGTCCATTCTAACATAGCAACCTTCGCAGTCATGAAATTCCCGCCCTATCAACCACAAGCTGAAAAGGAGATTCTACAGCATATTGAGCAGAGGTGGGGAGATTTCAGGGAAGAACGGGATGCCTACCTTCTAAAAAAATGGGGCTATAAATACCCAATTAGCGCGATTTCTCAGATCAGCGATGGTCCTTTGTCAATATCGATTAACTCGAATTCACCGGGCGAACTTGGATTTGGTGAGTTCTATGAGATTAAACCAATCCATATCCTGGATGTCTCCAAATTTCAGGAAGTATTGGGCTACCAAGAACCGCGGCGTATCGACTACGCAAACCAAGCTGAAGCACGCCTCCAGCAGAGAGAAGAAGTTGAGGAAAGCAACAGACGGTTCGCCAAAGATATCTCCCGATTTTCTTTCGCGGACGCATACCGATTTGCCGTCGGCGCGATAACCGATACAGACAGAGAGAGTTACCGAGACTTCATTAGACGGGCAAGAAGTTATAAACGTCAAGTTGTCGACTATCTCAGCGGTAAAAACGCTTTTTCCGCGAGAGCATGGTTTTCCAGCGATCAAGGCGCGGCGGAGTTTAAAGATCTCCCTGTTTTTCAGAACCCACACACTTCTCTATTTCAGAGTTTTTCCCGGGCATCAAGCGATATCCTGATCCTGTTGGCGTGGAATATCGTCTTGTTTATGGGCGTGTATGTATCATTCCTTCGATATGATATGAGTTGA
- a CDS encoding DUF1501 domain-containing protein, with amino-acid sequence MDAKLWVPEYDTPELWHKEISRRCFFKSGLTSFLGLVAMQHFGSSSLAELEDVLPRAEHCIVLFMNGGASQLDTFDPKPDTKNGGPFAAIPTSVEGIEVSEHLPQIAEQAHHLSIIRSMISREGNHERARYLLHTGYAPGGAVRHPTLGSLTSYYLDDSLSDLPSCVNINAPTYSGGFLGATHDPFVVNDSMRPVEDLSYPAQMDTHRFRERLKMLRTIEKDFIAKRTGRSTEAHEAIYKKADQLINSPKIDAFQLNEEPLAVREAYGMNKFGQGCLMARRLVEAGVKFVEVSLDGWDTHQNNFERTKELLNVVDPAFATLLKDLSERELLDKTVVLWLGEFGRTPRINNNDGRDHHTNGWSTVVAGGGTRGGQVIGGTNEDGSEVVSGAVGVPDLFASLCFALGINPDEENYSRSGRPIRVVNDGSVIEELFG; translated from the coding sequence ATGGACGCAAAATTGTGGGTGCCAGAATACGATACCCCCGAATTATGGCATAAAGAAATCTCGCGACGCTGCTTTTTCAAGAGCGGTCTCACGAGTTTTCTCGGACTCGTCGCGATGCAACACTTCGGCTCCAGCAGCCTCGCGGAGCTTGAGGATGTTCTGCCACGTGCCGAGCATTGCATCGTCCTGTTCATGAATGGCGGCGCGAGTCAATTAGACACGTTCGACCCTAAACCCGACACCAAAAACGGCGGTCCCTTTGCAGCGATTCCGACGAGCGTTGAAGGTATCGAAGTGTCTGAGCATCTCCCTCAGATTGCCGAACAGGCACACCATCTCTCTATCATTCGTTCGATGATTTCCCGTGAAGGGAATCATGAGCGCGCACGCTACTTACTGCATACAGGATACGCGCCGGGGGGGGCAGTCAGACATCCAACCCTCGGTTCGCTCACCTCTTACTACCTTGACGATAGTTTATCTGACCTTCCAAGTTGCGTTAATATTAATGCCCCAACATATTCTGGTGGTTTTCTCGGTGCCACGCACGATCCATTTGTCGTCAACGACTCGATGCGTCCAGTGGAAGATCTCTCGTATCCGGCACAGATGGACACACACCGTTTTCGGGAACGCCTCAAGATGCTTAGAACCATTGAAAAGGATTTTATTGCCAAGCGGACTGGACGCAGCACGGAGGCGCACGAAGCGATTTATAAAAAAGCCGATCAACTCATCAATTCCCCTAAAATAGATGCGTTCCAACTTAACGAGGAACCGCTCGCTGTACGCGAAGCCTACGGTATGAATAAGTTTGGTCAGGGGTGTCTGATGGCGCGGCGGCTTGTGGAAGCCGGGGTTAAATTCGTGGAGGTCTCGTTAGACGGGTGGGATACCCACCAAAATAACTTTGAGCGGACCAAAGAACTCTTGAATGTCGTAGATCCAGCGTTCGCAACCCTTCTGAAGGACTTATCCGAACGCGAGCTCCTTGACAAGACTGTTGTGTTATGGCTCGGTGAATTCGGACGTACACCACGGATTAACAACAACGATGGGAGAGATCACCATACCAACGGTTGGTCTACTGTTGTTGCAGGCGGCGGCACACGCGGTGGACAGGTCATTGGCGGCACTAATGAAGATGGGAGTGAAGTCGTCAGTGGTGCTGTTGGGGTGCCTGATCTTTTTGCGTCGCTCTGCTTTGCGCTTGGGATCAATCCTGATGAGGAAAATTACTCCCGTTCCGGTCGACCGATTCGCGTCGTCAACGATGGTTCGGTTATAGAGGAGTTGTTCGGTTGA
- a CDS encoding uracil-DNA glycosylase, which yields MSNDCRLQLQTLKTQASVCTACDLSKTRTNVVFGSGSASAKLVIVAEGPSAADNRTTLPFSGPAGDLLDEVLAANDLTRSQIWLTNIIKCRAASLKDGVLKNRPPKASEIKACSKWLDGELTFIQPSVILCMGAPAAKALIHRSFRITEERGVWFTDTLYAPFAMATFNPAYVLRQEGENFEIVRQTVVEDIASAKRKLRESEELPKLTLF from the coding sequence ATGTCAAATGATTGTCGGTTGCAGCTGCAAACCCTCAAAACACAAGCAAGTGTTTGTACAGCATGTGATTTGTCAAAGACTCGTACGAACGTTGTCTTCGGTAGCGGAAGTGCCTCCGCAAAATTGGTGATTGTAGCTGAGGGACCGTCTGCTGCTGATAATCGGACAACCCTCCCCTTTTCAGGTCCTGCTGGAGATTTGCTTGATGAAGTCCTCGCTGCAAATGACTTAACACGCAGCCAAATCTGGCTAACAAATATCATTAAGTGTCGAGCGGCAAGCCTTAAAGATGGTGTGTTGAAAAACCGTCCGCCGAAAGCGTCTGAAATTAAAGCGTGTTCCAAGTGGCTTGATGGTGAATTGACCTTCATACAGCCTTCGGTGATTTTATGTATGGGGGCACCCGCTGCAAAGGCACTTATTCATCGAAGTTTTCGTATTACCGAGGAACGCGGGGTCTGGTTTACGGATACACTATATGCCCCCTTCGCAATGGCGACCTTTAACCCGGCTTATGTCCTGAGACAGGAAGGCGAGAATTTTGAAATCGTCCGGCAGACTGTTGTTGAGGATATTGCCTCGGCGAAACGGAAGTTACGCGAATCTGAGGAACTGCCGAAATTGACACTTTTTTAA
- a CDS encoding cupin domain-containing protein: protein MKILNLQSGTPFQMGKGKNWRVVHPDMGSTQITLNHGLHAPDQEFTQHYHDASEDAIVVLEGGGAIRQGSVYTPIAAGDLIFVPAGEIHGTVNTTPNMARLISFQSPPDMALYRGERDTPDEAPTPENGHRSNVQVINMARSGPVFGKSVEWRSVVSPHKGSVHLSLDYIHLNKNQHFTHEPIQTESIYVLKDGCAEMTSDAETHVLEQHDVLFLVPGDTFSLSHTGDEPTTIIYCWAVGKKGK, encoded by the coding sequence ATGAAAATCTTAAATCTCCAATCCGGAACACCTTTCCAGATGGGCAAAGGTAAAAATTGGCGTGTTGTGCATCCGGATATGGGTTCAACGCAAATTACACTGAACCATGGGCTTCACGCGCCAGATCAGGAATTCACACAGCATTATCATGATGCCTCTGAAGACGCGATTGTTGTGTTAGAAGGTGGTGGGGCTATCCGACAAGGGAGTGTCTACACGCCGATTGCCGCAGGCGATCTCATTTTTGTACCCGCAGGCGAAATCCATGGAACCGTCAACACCACACCGAACATGGCACGCTTAATTAGTTTTCAATCCCCGCCGGATATGGCACTCTATCGAGGCGAGCGGGATACTCCTGATGAGGCACCAACGCCAGAAAATGGACACCGGAGCAACGTTCAGGTCATTAATATGGCGCGAAGCGGTCCTGTTTTTGGGAAGTCTGTTGAGTGGCGAAGCGTCGTCTCACCGCACAAAGGCTCTGTACATCTCTCCTTAGACTACATCCACCTCAATAAAAACCAGCACTTTACACACGAACCGATACAGACTGAATCAATCTATGTGCTGAAGGATGGATGTGCCGAGATGACATCCGATGCTGAGACGCATGTGTTGGAACAACACGATGTTCTTTTCCTCGTCCCCGGAGACACTTTTTCACTTTCCCACACAGGCGATGAACCGACCACAATAATATATTGTTGGGCAGTCGGCAAAAAAGGAAAATAA
- the rsmD gene encoding 16S rRNA (guanine(966)-N(2))-methyltransferase RsmD — MRVIAGTFKGRRLVVPKGNRLVRPTADRVKESVFSILRERVVGANFLDLCAGTGSMGIEALSRGAKHVTFLDRDPRCIVVIERNLDVCGLTAESGVYYLLCRDVLKGIGSLHKRAATFEVIYFDPPYGVGLADGSQNPLELYTASLALLAKTVLLTIGGTLLVEHAKQAVMPDTVGNLCRDRQTRYGDTVVSFYHWENDSQLSGQVAT; from the coding sequence TTGAGAGTCATTGCTGGCACATTCAAAGGCAGACGTTTGGTTGTCCCCAAAGGGAATCGTCTTGTCCGTCCAACGGCTGATCGGGTAAAAGAATCGGTATTTAGTATCCTGCGGGAACGGGTTGTTGGTGCAAATTTTCTTGACCTTTGTGCTGGGACAGGAAGCATGGGAATTGAGGCGTTGAGCCGCGGCGCGAAACATGTTACGTTTTTGGACCGAGATCCGCGATGCATTGTGGTTATAGAAAGAAACCTTGACGTTTGTGGTCTCACGGCTGAATCTGGGGTGTACTATTTGCTTTGTCGTGATGTTTTGAAAGGGATTGGGTCCCTTCATAAACGGGCAGCTACGTTTGAAGTTATCTATTTTGATCCACCCTACGGTGTTGGTTTAGCGGATGGTTCGCAGAACCCTCTTGAACTGTATACTGCCAGTTTAGCACTGCTTGCGAAGACCGTGCTGCTTACAATCGGTGGTACGTTGCTTGTTGAACATGCAAAACAGGCTGTTATGCCGGACACTGTTGGGAATTTGTGCCGAGACCGACAAACGCGTTACGGGGATACAGTCGTATCGTTTTATCATTGGGAGAATGACAGTCAGCTGTCAGGGCAGGTTGCTACATAA
- a CDS encoding ABC transporter permease subunit: MIWHIAKKEIYQNLTTLRFVLMIILLPILMIANALIYGFGDNGYTAEIRDYNRKVTQGLSHIEEYAFKGLGELAMVGPAEIPKRPSQLKFCANGADVFIPRSITSADRAGAGRGGDGGVVENYNWREVWTLEYLPSNHGGDATTLIEIDWVFIGVFMSFFVILFTFDAVAGERVRGTLSLMMANPISRGQVLFAKYLGTFFTLIIPLLIGVLMNLLIIYLSGNIPFDSGSWLRILGMIGLFTLHISIFIFLGLFFSSRVSNAITSLVWLLLTWVCLAFILPSLLGLFVGTLDPIPSIERISAEKRTQLANIENEFQPTEMLETTKLSEAPSVNNPSAARQWATYFRRRFETKTRIADARIDQQLQQVQLARELTQVSPTVCFQYAMEGLANTGIVSYMDFVKQVRRYRDTFIDFIKTEDRDDPNSLHIYPVREGLSQKPVNPDIVPRFRERISHQSVIFPLGLLIVFNILFFIAAQLSFLKCDLK, encoded by the coding sequence ATGATTTGGCATATTGCCAAAAAAGAGATATACCAGAATCTCACAACGCTGCGATTCGTCTTGATGATAATCCTTCTGCCCATCTTGATGATCGCCAATGCCCTCATATACGGCTTTGGTGATAATGGGTATACAGCAGAAATACGGGATTATAACCGCAAGGTGACCCAAGGGTTATCTCATATTGAAGAATACGCCTTCAAGGGATTAGGAGAATTAGCGATGGTCGGCCCTGCGGAGATACCCAAGCGTCCGTCCCAGTTGAAGTTCTGTGCCAATGGTGCTGATGTCTTCATACCCCGTTCTATCACGAGCGCAGACCGCGCAGGCGCGGGGCGTGGCGGAGACGGGGGTGTGGTTGAAAATTATAATTGGCGGGAAGTTTGGACACTTGAATATCTACCTTCAAATCATGGTGGAGACGCAACCACGCTCATCGAAATTGATTGGGTATTTATCGGTGTCTTCATGAGTTTTTTTGTCATTTTATTCACTTTCGATGCCGTCGCCGGGGAACGCGTTCGGGGAACACTCAGTCTCATGATGGCCAACCCAATTTCTCGTGGACAGGTATTATTCGCGAAATACTTAGGAACATTCTTCACGCTCATCATTCCACTCCTGATTGGAGTCCTCATGAACCTTCTCATCATCTACCTGTCAGGGAACATCCCCTTTGATTCAGGCAGTTGGCTGCGGATTTTAGGGATGATCGGACTCTTTACATTACATATTTCTATCTTTATTTTTTTGGGACTGTTTTTCTCAAGTCGCGTCTCAAACGCCATCACCAGTTTAGTGTGGCTGTTGCTAACTTGGGTCTGTTTAGCATTTATCTTGCCGAGTCTACTCGGACTCTTCGTCGGAACCCTTGATCCGATACCATCCATAGAAAGAATATCCGCAGAAAAGCGCACACAATTAGCAAACATAGAAAACGAATTTCAACCGACGGAAATGCTGGAAACAACAAAACTCAGCGAAGCTCCCTCCGTCAACAACCCATCAGCAGCGCGGCAATGGGCGACCTACTTCAGGAGAAGGTTTGAAACGAAAACGCGCATAGCAGATGCACGTATAGATCAGCAATTGCAGCAAGTGCAACTCGCCCGCGAACTCACCCAAGTCTCTCCGACGGTCTGTTTCCAATACGCCATGGAAGGACTCGCCAATACCGGAATCGTCAGTTATATGGATTTCGTTAAACAGGTGCGCCGTTATAGAGACACATTTATAGATTTCATCAAAACTGAGGATAGAGATGATCCGAATAGCCTCCACATCTATCCTGTGAGGGAGGGATTATCTCAAAAACCGGTGAATCCGGACATTGTGCCGAGGTTTAGAGAACGCATCTCACATCAGAGCGTAATTTTTCCGCTCGGACTGCTGATCGTTTTTAACATTCTGTTCTTTATCGCGGCACAACTATCGTTCCTCAAATGCGACTTAAAATAA